The following is a genomic window from Halobacterium sp. R2-5.
GGCCGCGGGACGTAAAAGCGCACGTATACGTCGCCACGGCGTCGCCAGCCGTCGGAGCGCCGCTCCGGCGCGAACGCGCCGGTGGCCGCCCCCGGACTTTTCGGCGTGGCCGCCGTCTCTCCACGTATGGTAGATTGGCGTGCTGTCCTCACTGGGTTCGTCGTGGAGGTCGTACTCGGCATGTTCGCGTTCGCGCTGCCGGGCGTGGGCCACGCCGCCGCCGGCCTCGTCGGCGGGTTCGTCGCCGGCTGGATGGCCGACGACGGCGTCTGGGGCGGCGCCGTCCACGGCTTCCTCGCGGGCGCCCTGGGCGGCCTGCTCGTCGCCGCCGTCGTCCTCGTGCTGGGGCTCGTGCTCTCCGCGACCGGCCTGCTGCCGGCGGGCCTGCTCGGGCTCGGTATCGGCGCGTTCGCGCTCGTGGTGTTCGGCCTGCTCGCCCTCGACAGCGCCATCGCGGGCGCCGTCGGCGGCTTCCTCGCCTAGTCCCGGACGAACGCGCGCACGGCGTCGGCGACCTGCTCGGGCGCGGTGTTGTTCCCGAGGTGGCCGGTGTCCGCCAGCTCCACGCGCTCGGTGTCCGCCAGCCGCTCCGCCAGCGCGCGAATCGACTTCTTCAGGT
Proteins encoded in this region:
- a CDS encoding DUF5518 domain-containing protein → MVDWRAVLTGFVVEVVLGMFAFALPGVGHAAAGLVGGFVAGWMADDGVWGGAVHGFLAGALGGLLVAAVVLVLGLVLSATGLLPAGLLGLGIGAFALVVFGLLALDSAIAGAVGGFLA